ATTCCTGCACAGCCAACGGTTGCTGCTCCCATTCTTTGGAATAGGCTGCATAATCAAAATCGTCAGAAGCTATACTTCCTTTAATGATATCCTTAATAATATTACTTTTCTTTTGGCAATAGTATATATTAGGGATCTTCGAAAGAATTTCAGCCATATCCTCCTGATAAGTCCCCGAATAGGTGACAATAGGAGTTTCTGTGTTGTTTTTTCTAATGTACTTAATGGCTTCAATTCCACTCAATACCGGCATAAATAGCTCAATAACAAATACATCTTCCTGTCTTCTGTAAATTCTGTTAACAAGCTCGTGGCCATTGTTACAGTCATTCAGAAGCATATAGAAAGGGTTCTCCATTAGGGTTTTGATCATTATTTTTTTAAAATAAAAATCACTGTCTGCTATTGAGAAACGCACGGTATTAGATAATATTTTACTCATTCTTAATATCGATTTGGCGAATGATATTTAAAATTCAGAGGCCTAATTTATGAAAAACTTATTAAAGTGGAAATTAATATTAATTTAATCAGGGATTTCACGAAAACAGGGCGGGGAAAATACGTATTGTGCATAAAAATTTTTTTTTATATTTTCACAGGCCAAACAAATCGCAAATATATGTCTTCGAACAGGGAAAAAAAATTGAACAAATCTGACGTCAGAACGGGCATTTGGAAGTTTATTCTTTCTTTTGCTGTATTGTCTGTGGTATCCTTTGGTTGTCTGTACCTCTTTTTTAAAAGCTACGATATACAACGAGAAGGGATTAGCAGGGAAGCAGAAAATTATATGGAACTGATGCGCCGAAGTGACTTACTGAAAACTCATGTAGATAATATTTATGACCGTATGACCCAGCTTGACATGAACAAGGTGCAGAATGATGTATTTCTGAGAACCAATATCATGGATAACGTGAGGGATGCTAAAAATATTATGGGGAAAGACAGTACAGGGAACTTTAAGCACTATGCTGTTTTAATGAAACAGATAGAACCTATGATTAATTTAAAAACTAAAATTATAGGCGTTGAGTATAAGAAGAAAACAGTTCTAAGGGATCTGGAAGAATGTATGGGAAAAGTAGGAAGGGCCAATAATGAGCTTAGAAAAGACTATACAAGAAATTTTACAGGAGGTAAAAGAAGATAAAAATAAAGGATATGCAAGGACACATTACATTATCTAAGAAGGAAAGGCATTATCAGTTTTTTTATTTAATACTGATGCTTGTAACTGCCATGTTATTTTTGGGAGTTATCTTTTTAAAAGGATTTGAATCTCCGTTTTCTGATGAAGATGTAAGAGGTATTCACAATCTTGAACAGAAAGCAGAGTTTGACCAACATCAGAAAGTTATTCTGCCAATCATGGATAGTACTTATACCATGATTACTAAACTTACAGACGAAGCTCCACAGCCTTTTGTGGAAAACAATATCTTTGTAGGGGTTAATGATCTTAACAATTACTTTAAAAGCTACGACATTGTTGATACCCGAAAAGATGCCTACCCACAGATCGCTAAATTCTACAAAATGTATTTTGAAGACAAAAAGATAATTTCAACTACTTCAGATGATATCAAGAGATTTGAAAAGCAGGTGGAAGAATGCAGAATTGGCTTCAAAGATAAGCAGGATAAGATTTATCAGCGTAAAAGTGCTCTAAAGGCACGCACGCAGTAATTCAGTAATGAATATAGGAACTATAAATAAAACACATCACAATTATTAACTATGAATTATTTTCAAAAGAACAAAAAGAACATTATTATCGGTGTTATTGCAACATTGCTCATTGCAGCCCTTGTTGCACTTTGGCTGCAGAAAAAGGTAATCCACTCTGCTGATGATATTGTTGGGGTAGTTTATCCGTCTGCATTGTCGGTAGGGGATACACTTTTATTTGAAGATAAAACCCAGTTTGCAAAATCCAAGAGATGGAATTTTGGAGACGGTACAACTTCTGATAAAAATAGTGGAATCCACTTTTATAATAAACCGGGATATTACCAGGTAAGTTTGATCGTTGACAACAAGTACACTAAATCTTTCCCGGTAATGGTATCGGCAAGAAGCGTGAAGCAATCCAAAGACAGCGTAAAATCCAAAACAATCATTGAGGCACCGGTAGAAGCTATGCTGAATGAAAATGTACAGTTCCGTGCTGTTTCTGATGCTACACAGTTTGCATGGAAGTTTGGAGAAACAGGTAATACAGATTCTAAAGAGAAACTAGCTATTTATTCCTATAAAAAAGCGGGAGATTATGTGGTTACTTTGTACACAGAAGAAAGCCAGGAGCCTATTTACCACCGTATCAAGATTAAACCTATTTATAACCCTCTTGAAGAAGAGGAAGTATCTGTAGAAGATTCTTATGCGAAAATCGATAACGACTTTAAATACCACCTACAGCAAATTGCTAACGGAAACAGTTTCAACACGCATTATAATTACCTGTTGAAAACCTATCTGTGTAACAATGAAAATACAGTGGTAAAGGTAAACGAAAGTAAAGTAAATAACTTCTACATGTATTGTGCAGGTCTTCAGTTTGACAAAAACATGGTGATCCAAACTGTAAAAGTGAATTTTGACGATACACAAAACTGTGTAACAAAAGTAGATATAAACCAAAGCAAATAATACCGTCCAGTCTTCTGGATGCGCCAATCATAAAAGATAAAATAGGATGAAAAATAAATTTCCTCTAGCAGCATATTACATAGGATTATCAGTATTATTGACGAGTTGCCAGGTAAAGCTGCCGTCAAAGAAAACTCCGGAGCCATCACAGTATGGCCAGGTAGATAATTCACCGGTAGTCAATGGTTATCCTAAAAAGTCAGTTCCATGGATCGTTATTTCAGACCGATCAAGAAACACGGCTTATTTGGATAAAGATGATGAAAAATCATACAAGGAAGTTAAATTTCTGGAGCCTTTAATGGTTTTAAAACATAGAGATGGAATGGTAAAGGTTGCGGAATATGTTCCGGATGCCTTAATGAAGAAAGTATCATCAAAATCCGTAAAAACATACGGTTGGATTCCTGAATCGGACCTGCTTCTATGGAATCACTCTCTAAAAAGCGAAAAAACTGGGTATCCTGTAAGGGTGGCAGTAGTACCTAACAACAGTGAAGTTATTAAAAACGCTGAAAGATACTACAAAAACGACTCTATTATGGTGTTCAATTCACCAAGCCTTATTGAAACTGCCAACGTTAAAATTCCTAACGGGCAAATGGTGTATGTATACAAGCAGGCAGAGAATAATAAGAGATTCCTGGTAGGTAAAAAGCCGTCTGTTGATATAGACAGTATTGGTAAAGGCCTTTACGGATGGGTAAGTTCTAACGTGATTTCTACATGGGGAGAACGTTCCGCTGTAAAACTGAAAAATACAACAGGAATCAGCGAATCCGAATTGGGAATACATGAAGGGTACCCTGGAGGATCAGGATCTGATGCTGAAAATAAAACAGCAATTCTGCTTACTGATGTCAATAAAAGAAAACCACTGGAAAATATTTTCCCCGTGACTTTACCTTTAAATGAAGCTCCTACTCCCAATTCCAAAACGAAGTATTTTACCAATATTCTGGATTACAGTAAAAACTACGTGTTCAATGTTTTAGGAGAGCCTATCTATTTTGACCGTTACAGAGAGATTACAGATAGAGATAAAAATATCAATATTGTTTTTGCATTGGATGTAAGTGCCGGAAATGCTCCTTATGCCCCAATTGTAAAATCATTGTTGCAGGATTTACAGCTTAGATTTGAAAAACCATCTTATTTCAATAATGTGAAATATGGTGTTGTTTTATATAAAAATAACCCTTGCGGAAATAATCTTTCAGTATCTAACCTAAGTACTGACTACAGTAAAATCACAACATTTATTGATCAGAAGACCAATGAGATGAACTGTGCCAGTAATAGTGGCTACCAGCCGGTAGGAGAGGCGCTTTCTGCAGCCGGAAATCTTCTCTCCAATGTTCCGGATGAAACCAATATTGTAGTGACTGTAGGAACATCTGCTAACCAAAGTGGAAATATGTACAGTGTGATAGGTTCCCTTACACAGGCCCAGGCAAGACTGATTATGTTCCAGACCAGTGCGAGATCTTCCGATACCTACAATGATTTTGTATTAATGGCAGAAAATGTAGTTACTGCTACTGCTAAAAATATTGCCGAGCTTAAAAAGCAAAAAATTATCAATCAGTCAGATGTTCTTACCAAGAATAATTTCAGCTTAGTAGAAGGAGATGCCGGATTTTTCTCATTGGCTTATCCTAAGCAAAGTATGTCCCAGGGATTCGTTATTTTTCCTAAAAAAGGAGACGTTGCTACACCGGGATTCCTGAAGAAATCTGTAGATAGTCTTATTGCACAGGTGACAGTGGATAATCAGAATGTTGATAAATCGCTTAATGAGTACTTCCACTCTTCTGTAGGGGCAGGAAAAACAGATGTTGACTTGAAATATAAATATCTGTATCCGGGGCTTACCAATCCGGTTTCTGCAGGAATTGCAGCACAGCTGATCAACTACGGAAATCCATTCCTGGTAAAAGGATATATTCCAAAAGAATTGAAAGAATATACTCCGGGAATAGAAAAAGGAATTCTTATTTCTGAAGCAGAGTACGACAATCTGAAAGCTTTCTACACAGAAGTATACAAAAATACAGGTGCTGAAAAAGCAGATTTCAATCAGGCAGCAGCAATCAGAGAATATGTAAAACTGTTAAAGAAATACAATCCTACCATCAAATTCCTGGATAAAGGAGACCTTTATGAATTACCAATGTCCTATGCTGTTGGAATGAGTACAGGATTCGATCTTTCTGAAGAAGAATTGATGGCCAAGTATAAGCTTAAAGGATGGAAAAAGTCTAAAATTGTTCCTAATGAAACAGTAAGAACGTATTTCCGTCACTACAAGGATCTGGCAGAAAGAATGCTTAATCATAGAAATAATCCGGCTGTGAAAATCCAGCAAAACGGACAGACATTCTATTGGCTTAACGAGTATTTTACACCGTCAAGACTTCCAACAGAAGCACCGGAATATACTAAACATTAATTGTTATTTCTTATAATATGAAAAGCAGGAGTAATTGTACTTCTGCTTTTTTTATATAATGAACTCAAGGTCATTTAAAATTTTGATCTGGAAGCCGTTTATTTCTCTTTCAGGTGTAAAAAGACGTTTTATCTTTAAAGTGTAGAAATGGTTAAATCGCTTTAATGATAGTGGTTATCATGATGTTTGTAAATCCAATGTCGTAGAATTACTACAAAAAGTAGTAGAACTACTACAATTTTTCAGATTTATCTTTAAAAGTTTTTTTAAGAGTGAAAGACCCTCTATATTTGCTACACAATCACTGAATCACAAAATATTACTAACGATTAAAATTTACAAATCATGGCAGAAAGAAATTCGAGAGGAATCTTAAAATTTAATAACGGAGAAGGTCAAAAGCTATTAAAGATGAACTATAGTGTAGCCAGATCTACAGACGTATCAGGACGTGTAGCATCAGACCCATCCAATGCATTAATCAAGGTTACAGTAGAAGCTACTGAAAAATCTGATATTCTGGAAAGTTTATTGAACGGAAAATATAAACCTACAGTAGGAGAAATTGTTTTTAACAAATCTCACGAAGAGGGAACATTGATCACTTTGAACTGGCAAAATGGATACGTAATCCAGCACCAGGTTGATTTTGATGCAATTGACAGCAATAGTATGTTGATCAGCTTCGTAATCAGTGCTGAAACAATTGGTTATGGTACTTCTGAGTATGCAGGACTTTGGCCAACTAGCTAAAATTATACACATTATCAACATTCATACGAAAAAAAGACTGTCCCTACTAAAGGCGGTCTTTTTTTGCCTAGGATGAACTTTATATTGGTTGTTTTATTTTCATATCATATTGATATGGTGACTATTTCGTAAAAAAATGCTATCTTTAAACTAAACCAAACACAAAGCATATGAAAACCGAATCACAGACAAGAGGTTCTTCATTCCGTCCATCACAAAATGCAGACGGAGTTTCTGAAAACCACCAGGCAGGAATCAATAGGCTGGTAAAACTTTCACTGGTTGTGGAGGGGAAAATTATTAAGTATTATAAACATTTCACACTTAAACAAAAAGCAGGTAATCACCACGAGTTCAGCCTTACCCTTGCCCATGATGCATTGGGTGACAGACAGAGTCATACCCTTGAAGAAGCTAATAAATTCTTAGGGAAACGCCTCACAGTGGTTATTTCCTATAAAGATATAGAACAAAGTCCTGAAAGAAATTTTGTAGGAATCATTACCAAGGTAGGATTCAGCCAAGAGAAGATGAGTTTGGGGAATATTGTTCTTTCCGGCTACAGTCCAACAATATTATTGGATGGAGCTCCTCATATTCAAAGCTTTGGAGGAGCACAGCCTGTTAATATGGGGATTATTGCTGAAGAGGTTATTAAGCAGGGAATAGACAAAGGACGTTTTGATATCAGAGTAGATACCAACGACTATTCTCAGATTATCTACAGCAGCCAGTACAACGAAACGCATTATAACTATCTTGCAAGAATGGCAGAAGCCTATGGCGAACAGTTCTATTATGACGGAGAAGTATTACATTTTGGAAAACTTCCGCCTCAGAATAAGCCTATAAAACTTACCTATGGAAGTAATGCGGATGATATCAAAGTAGAATTAAAGGCTGTTCATACAAAGCCACAATACTATGGCTATAACAGCAGTAAAAATGAAAAGTTAACCTCAGGAGAAACTCCGGTTAATCACTTAGGAGATCTTGCCAAGACTGCTTACAGTCATAACGAAAAAATATACAAAACTCCCGCTCTTCAGGTGGCACCCATTAAGGCGTCCACTCATTTGGATGTAGAAAACTCACAAAAAAGTGCTTCAGGAAGTGAAGCCGTAAGCGTATTTTCAGTTTCTGGTTCTACAACTGTTCCGTTTTTGCATCCCGGATGTGTAGTGGATATTCATATGAGAAAGCCGGACACTAATGAAACCACTTATTTTACTAAGATTATGGTAACTGACGTTGTCCATGAAATTGACACTATTGGGCATTATAAAGGAAGTTTTGAATCCATTGCAGCAGATACAGGATTCTTACCAAAACCTGAATTTACAGTTCCTATTGCTCAGCCCCAAATTGCAACAGTAATTGCCAATGCAGATCCAGAAGGTCAGGGTAGAGTTCAGGTAAGATTCGACTGGCAGATGAATGATGTTACCCACTTTGTACGTGTAATGACCCCGGATGCAGGAGGAACTGACCAGATTACTCAAAACCGAGGATATGTAGCCATTCCTGAAGTAGGAGATCAGGTAATGGTTAACTTTGTTCACAGTCATCCTGACAGGCCATTTGTAATGGGAGGAATGTTCCATGGTGGCGTTGGATTAGGTGGTGGTGCAGATAACCGTGTAAAATCTATTCAGACCAGAAGTGGACACAGAGTTGTTTTTACAGAAGATGAAAGCATCATCATCACTGATAAAAGCGGTAATGAAATTCACCTGGATACTACAGGAAGCAACATTAATATCACAGCACCGGAAACCATGACCCTGAATTGTAAGAATATGAACATCAATGTAGGTGAAAATATGACGACAACCGTGGGAATGAATAAATCCAACAGTATCGGAATGAACAATACGGAAAGTGTAGGCGCAATGAAAATGACCTCCGTAGTTGGAGACGCAAGTATGTTTATTACCGGAAAACTGACAGAGATGATTGATGGAGATGTTCACAGCGAAACAAAGAAAGAGAGAAACGAAGTCAGTGAAAAAGATATGAATATACAATCCAGTAAGTTTGTTCATAAACATGCACAGGAAGAAGTACAAAATAATAGCGGAGAAAAATCCAAATCACATTAAGCAATGAGCAGAACGAGAATTGTAAAGGGTACCTATACCAAGATTTCTCATGAAGGCCATAGCATGTACTCTAATGCAAATATTATAACCAATGCAGGAGCAGCCATAACAGAAACCGGAGAGAAAGACGGGGTAAGCTATGGAGACCCTAAAAATCCTCCTGCAGGAGAAATTAAGGCAAAATGTATCGTTATGTTTAGACCTCACGC
This genomic interval from Chryseobacterium joostei contains the following:
- a CDS encoding response regulator transcription factor, whose amino-acid sequence is MSKILSNTVRFSIADSDFYFKKIMIKTLMENPFYMLLNDCNNGHELVNRIYRRQEDVFVIELFMPVLSGIEAIKYIRKNNTETPIVTYSGTYQEDMAEILSKIPNIYYCQKKSNIIKDIIKGSIASDDFDYAAYSKEWEQQPLAVQEYMDRQKKGQEELSSSEIQLMRFCYEGFSNKEIAEKLNLSTRTIDTYINRLTEKLGLKTKLHLIRFCVENGYYNSSL
- the tssO gene encoding type VI secretion system TssO encodes the protein MSSNREKKLNKSDVRTGIWKFILSFAVLSVVSFGCLYLFFKSYDIQREGISREAENYMELMRRSDLLKTHVDNIYDRMTQLDMNKVQNDVFLRTNIMDNVRDAKNIMGKDSTGNFKHYAVLMKQIEPMINLKTKIIGVEYKKKTVLRDLEECMGKVGRANNELRKDYTRNFTGGKRR
- a CDS encoding type VI secretion system transmembrane protein TssO; this encodes MQGHITLSKKERHYQFFYLILMLVTAMLFLGVIFLKGFESPFSDEDVRGIHNLEQKAEFDQHQKVILPIMDSTYTMITKLTDEAPQPFVENNIFVGVNDLNNYFKSYDIVDTRKDAYPQIAKFYKMYFEDKKIISTTSDDIKRFEKQVEECRIGFKDKQDKIYQRKSALKARTQ
- a CDS encoding PKD domain-containing protein, encoding MNYFQKNKKNIIIGVIATLLIAALVALWLQKKVIHSADDIVGVVYPSALSVGDTLLFEDKTQFAKSKRWNFGDGTTSDKNSGIHFYNKPGYYQVSLIVDNKYTKSFPVMVSARSVKQSKDSVKSKTIIEAPVEAMLNENVQFRAVSDATQFAWKFGETGNTDSKEKLAIYSYKKAGDYVVTLYTEESQEPIYHRIKIKPIYNPLEEEEVSVEDSYAKIDNDFKYHLQQIANGNSFNTHYNYLLKTYLCNNENTVVKVNESKVNNFYMYCAGLQFDKNMVIQTVKVNFDDTQNCVTKVDINQSK
- the tssR gene encoding type VI secretion system protein TssR domain-containing protein — protein: MKNKFPLAAYYIGLSVLLTSCQVKLPSKKTPEPSQYGQVDNSPVVNGYPKKSVPWIVISDRSRNTAYLDKDDEKSYKEVKFLEPLMVLKHRDGMVKVAEYVPDALMKKVSSKSVKTYGWIPESDLLLWNHSLKSEKTGYPVRVAVVPNNSEVIKNAERYYKNDSIMVFNSPSLIETANVKIPNGQMVYVYKQAENNKRFLVGKKPSVDIDSIGKGLYGWVSSNVISTWGERSAVKLKNTTGISESELGIHEGYPGGSGSDAENKTAILLTDVNKRKPLENIFPVTLPLNEAPTPNSKTKYFTNILDYSKNYVFNVLGEPIYFDRYREITDRDKNINIVFALDVSAGNAPYAPIVKSLLQDLQLRFEKPSYFNNVKYGVVLYKNNPCGNNLSVSNLSTDYSKITTFIDQKTNEMNCASNSGYQPVGEALSAAGNLLSNVPDETNIVVTVGTSANQSGNMYSVIGSLTQAQARLIMFQTSARSSDTYNDFVLMAENVVTATAKNIAELKKQKIINQSDVLTKNNFSLVEGDAGFFSLAYPKQSMSQGFVIFPKKGDVATPGFLKKSVDSLIAQVTVDNQNVDKSLNEYFHSSVGAGKTDVDLKYKYLYPGLTNPVSAGIAAQLINYGNPFLVKGYIPKELKEYTPGIEKGILISEAEYDNLKAFYTEVYKNTGAEKADFNQAAAIREYVKLLKKYNPTIKFLDKGDLYELPMSYAVGMSTGFDLSEEELMAKYKLKGWKKSKIVPNETVRTYFRHYKDLAERMLNHRNNPAVKIQQNGQTFYWLNEYFTPSRLPTEAPEYTKH
- the tssD gene encoding type VI secretion system tube protein TssD, which encodes MAERNSRGILKFNNGEGQKLLKMNYSVARSTDVSGRVASDPSNALIKVTVEATEKSDILESLLNGKYKPTVGEIVFNKSHEEGTLITLNWQNGYVIQHQVDFDAIDSNSMLISFVISAETIGYGTSEYAGLWPTS
- a CDS encoding type VI secretion system Vgr family protein translates to MKTESQTRGSSFRPSQNADGVSENHQAGINRLVKLSLVVEGKIIKYYKHFTLKQKAGNHHEFSLTLAHDALGDRQSHTLEEANKFLGKRLTVVISYKDIEQSPERNFVGIITKVGFSQEKMSLGNIVLSGYSPTILLDGAPHIQSFGGAQPVNMGIIAEEVIKQGIDKGRFDIRVDTNDYSQIIYSSQYNETHYNYLARMAEAYGEQFYYDGEVLHFGKLPPQNKPIKLTYGSNADDIKVELKAVHTKPQYYGYNSSKNEKLTSGETPVNHLGDLAKTAYSHNEKIYKTPALQVAPIKASTHLDVENSQKSASGSEAVSVFSVSGSTTVPFLHPGCVVDIHMRKPDTNETTYFTKIMVTDVVHEIDTIGHYKGSFESIAADTGFLPKPEFTVPIAQPQIATVIANADPEGQGRVQVRFDWQMNDVTHFVRVMTPDAGGTDQITQNRGYVAIPEVGDQVMVNFVHSHPDRPFVMGGMFHGGVGLGGGADNRVKSIQTRSGHRVVFTEDESIIITDKSGNEIHLDTTGSNINITAPETMTLNCKNMNINVGENMTTTVGMNKSNSIGMNNTESVGAMKMTSVVGDASMFITGKLTEMIDGDVHSETKKERNEVSEKDMNIQSSKFVHKHAQEEVQNNSGEKSKSH